A genomic segment from Malus domestica chromosome 05, GDT2T_hap1 encodes:
- the LOC103427941 gene encoding uncharacterized protein At4g26485-like yields MAEKKIMHYSSSQKILLVGEGNFSFAASLATAFGSANNIVATSLDSKESFMDKYPDAVRKWKKLKGKGCVVLHQVDVDTMSQHPLLAAKLFDRVVFNFPHAGFFGMESQRFQIELHQDLVKRFFAAASEMLTGRGEVHVTHKTAYPFSNWNIVKLAEEVGLYLVEEAPFTRADYPGYLNKRGSGRKCNRTFRVGQCSTYKFAKLPLQLLVLDSPY; encoded by the exons ATGGCAGAGAAGAAGATTATGCACTACAGCAGCTCTCAGAAGATACTGTTAGTAGGTGAGGGCAACTTCTCTTTTGCTGCTTCCTTAGCCACTGCATTTGGCTCTGCAAACAACATTGTCGCCACTTCTCTCGACTCCAAAG AGTCATTTATGGACAAGTACCCAGATGCAGTGAGGAAATGGAAGAAGTTAAAGGGAAAGGGATGTGTAGTATTGCATCAAGTGGATGTGGATACCATGAGCCAACACCCTCTGCTAGCTGCTAAACTATTTGATCGAGTCGTCTTTAATTTCCCTCACGCGGGCTTCTTCGGCATGGAAAGCCAGAGGTTTCAAATTGA GTTGCATCAAGATCTGGTCAAGCGGTTCTTCGCCGCTGCGTCTGAAATGCTGACGGGAAGAGGAGAAGTTCATGTGACACACAAGACCGCTTATCCTTTCAGCAACTGGAACATAGTGAAGTTAGCAGAAGAGGTAGGGTTATATCTGGTTGAGGAAGCACCTTTCACGCGCGCGGATTATCCAGGTTATCTCAATAAGAGAGGAAGTGGGAGAAAATGCAACCGGACATTTCGTGTTGGACAGTGTAGTACCTACAAATTTGCCAAGCTACCACTTCAACTTCTGGTTCTTGATTCACCTTATTGA